GTTAATCAAGCTAACTAAATTTAGTCATTAGATGGCATGCGTTATCTCTGCGATATCAAGTAATAGTGGGAAAACACTTTTAAGTCTTCTTTTAATTTCTTGGTTAAAAAGTATAGATAAAACAGTTCAGACTTTTAAAGTTGGGCCTGATTATTTAGACCCTCAACAACTTACCGCGGCCTCAAGCAAAGCTTGTCGAAATCTTGATTTAATTCTCTCCGGTGAAATTTGGGTTAAAGAAAATTTTATTCATTTCGCAGGATTAACTGATTATTCGTTTGTTGAAGGGGTCATGGGGTTATTCGATGGGATTGGCAGTAGTTCAAGAGGTAGTACAGCCGAATTAGCTAAGGTTTTAAATCTGCCAGTAGTCCTTATTGTTGATGCTAGGGGGAAGGCTGCATCACTAGCAGCCTTAATAAAAGGATTTAGAGAACACGATACGGAATTAAACATTGCAGGCGTTGTTCTTAATAATGTTCAAACTGAGAGACATGAAAAAATATTATTGGAGGTTCTTGATCAAATCAATATAAAATCATTAGGTTCTATTCCTTCATGCAAAGACTTATATCTTCCCTCAAGGGATTTAGGTTTAGTTCCAGCCCATGAAATTCTAGACTTAGAACTTAAAGTTAAAAAGTGGGCATCAATAGCCAAAGATTATCTAGATATCAAAAGTTTTAGAAAGCTTTTATTACCTCCACAATATAAAAGCAAAATAATTAACTTACGGCCAAAGAAAGACTCCGTATTTATTCAACCAGTTGCTATCGCTGAAGATGATGCTTTCCATTTTAGATATCAAGAAACAAAAGAATTATTAGAAGAAAACGGTATGCCAACTATTACTTGGAAACCGATTGAAAACGAACAGATTCCAAAAGAAGCTAGAGGATTAATAATTCCTGGTGGTTTTCCTGAACGATATGCAATCGAATTAAGTAATTCAAAAAAAAGCCTGGACTCAATAAGAATGTTTTCAAAGAAATTTCCTATCTATGCGGAATGTGGCGGAATGATGCTTTTGGGTAAAAGTATATTTGATCTTGAAGGGAAAGAATATTCAATGGCCGGTATATTACCTTTTAAGGCTAAAAAAGGTAATTTAAAAATTGGTTATAGAGAGACAACAACTAAAAATAAAAGTCCTATTACTAATCCTGGCAATAAACTAATAGGACATGAGTTTCATCGCTGGGAAATAATGAATGAAAGGTATAATTCAAAAATAAATCGACTATGGGATATCAATGGATGGAATATGGAGATTAAAAATGAAGGTTTTTGTAATCATTTAATTCATGCAAGTTGGATACATCTACATTGGGCAAGTTCGCCTCTTATTCTAGATAATTGGAAAAGAAGTGTTATAAGTAATGCATAAAAAAATCTATTTTTTTTTAATAGCATTTTCTAAATTAATCGATTAATAATTTCTTTAAAAGAGCTTGATTTGTCTTGCTTGTATTATCACCAACGATCCATACACCTTTGCTCGCTCTGCTTACAGCAACGTATACAAGCCTTCTTCTAAATTCAAGATCTTTTGGCCAAAATACGTCAGAAGTTATGAACACTTCTCCAAAAGTACTTCCTTGACTCCTGTGAATTGTAAGGACAGAGGCAGGACCTAAAGATGCGAATGAATCTCTGATAAAAAAGAAAAGTTTCCAAATCGAAGCACTATTTTTTTTTCCTCTGACTCTTGCAAGATTGCTCAATTCATTCAGGGTAAGGTCTAGATCAATACGAGACTTAGAACCTATTTGAGGCATTAACCTTAAAGAAAATTCTTTTTGATCACAACTAACTTTAGCTATCTGAGTCTCAATAACAGGTAAAGGATTTTCAAAATCTTGATGTATTCCTAAAGAAGCCAAGTCAAAACTATTTGGAATCACATCTTCTACCACCATCTCTCTATTGGAACTAATCAAAATATCTGGTTCTTCTCCAAGCTCATCCTCATTTAATGACGCATTTACCATTACCGCTTTACGGCTTATTAAAACCTCCCCAGGTAAAACCTGATATTGATCTGCCATTTCACCATGAATAGCTCTTCTTGCATGAGGAACCAGATTATCAACGACACGATTCGTATAGCACAAAATTCTTGCTCTATCGTGATCATCCTCCAAGGAAGATAACCTCAATGATGATTTGGCTCTTTCAAGCCAACTTGATCTATCTAATATTCCAACATTACCTTTCTCAGAATTAACAATTGGAACTATTGGTGGCTGCTTACAAGGGATTTGCCCATCTCTAATTATTTTTGCCAATTTCAGAACAGGTCCTTGATGACGAACAACTTCCCTAAGCTCAGTGCTTACAGATCTTTTCATTAAAAAAACTGAGCTAGAAGTTTCTCCCACTGGTGGGAGTTGAGCAGGATCACCAACAAAAACCAAACGAGTCGAGTTAAACCTTCCACATTCAAGAGTTATCTCCAATAATTTGGAATCAATCATTGATGCTTCATCAATTAAAACGAGTCCTAAATTCTCCAAAGAGTTCTCGGTTTGATCTGTTCTTTCACATATTTCTACATCCGCCTGTCTTTTCAACTTAAGTCGAAGCAAGCGGTGAATGGTTGAAGGGAACCATGTGGGTTTAATAGATTCATTTTTCAACCCCTCCCTTAATACACCTACAGCTTTATGAGTTGGTGCTACTACGGTCCAACACAAACCTAACTCATCTACTTTTTTTAATAATTTCATCGATAAATATGTTTTTCCACTTCCCGCAAAGCCTTTCATTACAAAGGGGTTATAAGAATATGGGGTCTTAAGCCATTCACAGAATAATTCAAGAGATTTCTCTTGATCCTTAGTTAAAACAACACAATCTTCTATTGCTTTTACTTCTTTCACAAAGAAACTAATCCAATCATTTGCAAAATATGCAAAGGGGAACCAATGAAGAAAATACCTGGTAAAGCCACAATTGGCCCAAAGACACTTCCGACCAAAACCTCGAGTTTTGTATGCCCCAAAGATTCTTTCAAAGTAGTTTCTGAAGACAATTCGTTGGAATTTTCTTTTGAAATTTGATTAACTTTTGCTGCTGTTAAGCCTGCAGATCTTCTTATTCCCGAAGCGTCATACATCACGATAAAAGCAATTGTTGAAGCCAAAGCGAATACTGGGTCATCAAAACCAAGCTGAAGTCCAACTCCTGCAGCGGTTCCTGTTACTAGAGCAGAATGACTTGAAGGCATACCACCTGTTTCTATGAGTACTGACGGCCTCCACCTTTGCTTAAAAATTAATTCAAATAATAATTTAGAAAATTGAGCAAGGCCACATGCGGCTAATCCCCAGGCCAATACGGCATTATCAAGAATAAAAACAAATTGAAATTCTCCACCTGAATTAATATTCATCTATCTCTGCTTGTTATGTAATCAGCCAATGCAAGAAGAGGTTTTGATTTTTCAAGCCAAGGATCAAGAGCATTTTTTGCTTTGGCGACTAAAAGATCTGCTCTCTTCCTTGATTCATCAAGACCGAGTAATTTCGGGTAAGTAGTCTTATCAGCAATTAAATCCTTTCCTGCTGTTTTACCTAATACTTCACTACTTGCTGTTACATCAAGAATGTCATCAATTATTTGAAATGCCAAGCCAATCCCCTTCGCATAGACACTTAATGCTTCAAGAAGCTTTTCATCAGCACCGCCAATCAATGCTCCGCAAGTGACACATGCCTTGAGCAGAGCTCCTGTTTTGTGGAGATGAATGTACTCTAAGGTTTCCAAATCCACTTCTTTCCCTTCACAATCGAGATCAACTACTTGTCCTCCCACCAGCCCAGGAGCCCCTGCCACTAAAGAAAGCTCACCTACTATTTTCAATAGTCTCTCTGGTGGTATTCCCTCTGTACGGATTGATACCATCTCAAAAGCCCTGGTCAATAGAGCATCTCCAGCAAGTATTGCTACCGCATCTCCATAAACTTTGTGATTGGTAGGACGCCCGCGACGAAGATCGTCATTATCCATTGAAGGCAGATCGTCATGGATAAGGGACATTGTATGTATCATTTCCAGAGCAACTGCTGTAGGCAGTGCTTTTTCAACTTCGCCTCCAGCAAGTTCGCAAGCGGCAAGACAAAGTATTGGTCTTAATCTCTTGCCTCCAGCCAAAAGAGAGTAACGCATAGATTCTCTTAATTTTTCTGGCTTTTCAGGGCCTAGAGACGCATCTAGCGCATCTTCAACGCGAGCTCTAGATTTCTCTAGATACTCGGCGAAGTCAAAAGAAGCGGTTGCTTCCTGCATGCAAAAAATCGATTCTTCCCAATTCTCTCAGGACATTGTGATTCATGGAAGTAAATGACTAATAGTTAAAGGTAATCCACAATGTTTCTGCCACCTATCAACCGTATTTGCCAATAGCATTGTTACTGTCATAGGGCCTACACCGCCAGGTACAGGAGAATAAGCAGCTAATTTATCTTCAATTTCAAATATCTTTACATCTCCACAAAGTTTAGTCTTTTTAATCTCTTTCATATTTTCATGATCAGGTGGAAGTCTATGTATACCTACATCAATAACAACACAATCCTTGCTGACATGGTTTTTCCCAATCAGATGAGGCTTGCCAGCTGCTACTACAAGTAAATCGGCCTCCCTAGTCAAAGAAGGTAAATCTTTAGTTCTTGAATGAGCCACAGTGACAGTGGCATTTGCAGCTTCAAGCATTAAAGCCATTGGCTTACCAACAAGGATGCTACGACCAACAACTACTGCTCTTTTACCTTCAATTTTTATTTGATTTCGCTTAAGCAGAGACATAACACCCGCAGGTGTACATGATCTTGGGCCTTTTTCTCCCTTAATTAATCTTCCTAGGTTCAAAGGATGTAGACCATCAGCATCCTTATCAGGATCAATACTCCTAAGCAAGATAGACTCATCAAGGTGCGCAGGTAACGGAAGTTGCAATAAAATTCCATCAACATTCCTATCTTGATTCAAGCTTTCAATAGTTTCTGTAAGTTCCTCCAATGAAATATCTTCTTTTAAATGCTTTGCAAAACTTCTAACACCTATTCGATCGCATGCTTTTTCCTTGTAATTGACATAAACTCCACTTGCAGGATCATTACCAACCCTAAGGACAGCAAGGCCAGGAGGACGTTCCGCAACTTCCAACCCAGATTCGATAGCCTGTTGAAGTATGAGTTCAATCTCCTGAGCAAGTTTTTTTCCATCTAAAATTTTGGGCATAAATAAAATGAATGAAGTTTTAATTAATCAACGCATTAAACCTAGCGTTAGGTGAGAAATTCTTTGGCTAAACTACCCAGTCCAAAAAAAATTTGGAGGATATGGTTAGGGAGTCAATCTCCCAGGCGTCCAATACTTCTTTGGTCACCAACTGATAAGTTAGTTCTACTAATGGTCTGCCTATTAGTAGCAATATTTTCAAGTTATAAGTTACTTGCTGTTCCCGATCTCAAACCAGGAGATATTGCTCAATCCAATGAAATAGCTCCCAGAGATGCAAAGGTAATAGACTCAAAAGATTTAAAAGAAAAAAGACAAAGATTAAAAGAACGTTTTATACAAGTGATAGATAAAAATCAATCAAATAATTTAGAAAAGAGTGTTTTTCAGAAAATCAAAAAACTTCGTACTTTAAAAGATCGTAATCTAGAAGTAGATTTAAATAAAATCAATCCAACAGATTCAGAGAAAATCTGGCTAGATAATGTCTCAGAGAGTGAATGGGAGGAATGGAAAGAAGAGATAAAAAATGCTTCAAAAAAAATGCTTTCTCAAGGAATTATTAATACACTCGCATATGATCAACTTAATCAAGCTTCTTCTCTTCAGTTAATCGATCTAGGTGAAAAAGATTCTCCAAACAGATCATTAGGTTCAAAAATATTATCAAGTAGTTTTTATCAAAAAAGTAATTTAAAAGTTGATGAATTAAAAACAAATATATTACTTGAAAATCTAATTAATAAAGATGGTATAAATACTATAAAAGTAAAAAAAGGCAATATTATATCTATTAAAGGAGAGCCAATAAGCTCACAAGAATTTGATATTCTAGAACATTTTAATAAAGTAAGTAGAAGTCCTAGGCCCTTAAAGTGGTTAATTACTTTCTCAGAATCTATGGGAAGTTGTGGATTACTTCTTATGATTATGAGAAGAGAAAAGCCAAGACTTAAGGCTAGGCATGGATTACTATCTTTAACTTTATTATTCGTAGTTCAATTAACAAAAAACTGGCTTGGGCCGCTAGCAAGTCCTATGCAGTTAATATTACCTCCTACACTACTTCTTTCTCAAGGAATAGGTACGACTACATCATTAGCATGGATGGCGGCTGCTAGTTTGACATGGCCATCATCTCCTAATGAATTAAGTGAAGTTAGACTAATAATTGCTTGTATAGCTGGTGCCTTTATTGCATTTTTAGGTAGAAGAATGAGAAGCCGAGCACAAGTTCTTCAAATAGCGGTATTTATACCTTTTGGCGCATTGTTAGGGCAATGGTTTGTTTTTAATCAAGTAATTAAATCGAAAAACTTAAATTTTAATAGTCTATCTTTTGACCCTAATTCTCTTTTTAATGAGACACTTATTATCAGTGCAATACTAATGGTAACAATATTAATTATTCCAATATTAGAAAATACATTTGGATTGCTTACTAGAGCACGATTAATGGAACTTGCTGATCAAGAACGTCCTTTACTTCGTCGTTTATCTAGAGAAGCACCAGGCACATTTGAACATACTTTAACAATCTTAAGTCTTGCAGAGGAAGGCGCAAGAGTCATTGGAGCTGATGTTGATTTAATAAGAACTGGAGCTCTTTACCATGATGTAGGTAAATTACACGCTCCTAATTGGTTTATTGAAAATCAAAAAGATGGAGTAAACCCACATGAAGAAATAAAAAACCCCTATAAAAGTGCAGATATTCTTCAAGCCCATGTAGACGAAGGATTGAAGCTTGCCAGGAGATATCGACTTCCATCACCTATTGCTGATTTCATCCCAGAACATCAAGGTACTTTAAAAATGGGATATTTTCTTCATAAAGCTAGAGAGAGTGATCCTTCTGCCTCTGAAAAACGTTTCAGATATAGAGGGCCTATTCCTCATTCAAAAGAAACAGGAATACTTATGCTTGCAGATGGGTGTGAAGCAGCATTAAGAGCTCTTGACGCCTCTTCCTCAGACAAAGATGCATGCAAAACAGTTAGAAAAATAATTCAATCTCGTCAGATTGATGGTCAATTAAAAGAAAGTAGTTTAACGAGAGCAGAAATAGAAATAATACTTCGAGCTTTTGTCTCAGTGTGGAGAAGAATGCGTCACAGAAGATTAAAATATCCAAGCTTTAATTCAAGGTAACAACTTCAAGATCTATTGAAATATCAAATACAAGTTAAAGCCTTATTCTTCTATGACCTCTTCTGCACCAATAGAGTAAAGCTAATAAATTAAGCAAAGCTATTAACAAAGTTAAACCACTTATCCCAAAGAAATCATTTACTTTAATTAATCTGATTATTCCATAAGGCAAGGTTCCTGAAAGAGTCATTGATAAAGCAACTATTGATAAAATCACACCCCATCCTCTTTGAGCAAATAGACCTGCTGAAGCTACAATTCCAGTTATTGCAGCTGGCCAAGCAAGACTAATAGCAAGAGTAATATTGGCAGTTTGAAGAGGAGGACCTGATCCAACTACATAAGCAATAAAAGGAATTGCAAGTGTATTTGAGATCAAACCAAACCAAGTAAGAGTCCAGTATCCGCGCATTCCTAAACCCATTTTAAAAATTTTTTCTCTTAAATAAAATCATAAGAGTCGCATTAACAATTTATTTATGCATGAGATAGTTGCAAACAATTGGATGGGTAACAAACAGTCCTCCAAGTTCCATTTCCTGCAAGCACCTGCACACCAATACCTTTATCTTTGATTTTGCAACTCAAGCCCTGACCATTGCACCACACTTTTGCAGCCTTGAGTGCTGCATCAATACTTTCATAAGGAGCATCTAGAACATGGTGAGGCGCTCCATCAAGCCCTACAAGTCGATACAAATTTCTTTTAAAAACCATTTATGTGCACATATCAAATCGTCACAATACATATTAATCTTTAATTAATAGATTATCAGTATTTATCTGGAAAAAATTTACGGAACCTTTAAAAATTTTAATGATAATTTTTTAAAAAGCTAAGTTATTAAACCCCTTTTTTATCTATCTGAGCCAAATCATGTTGTGGATGAATTGATTTCCTTCCCTGAGCAGCAACTAACCTATTAAGCGCATTTATGTATGCTTGCGCTGCCGCAACAACAACATCAGTATCAGCAGAATGACCAGAGAAGAGGTTCCCATCCCTTCTTATTCGAATAGTAACTTCTCCTAAAGCATCTATTCCTTCAGTAACTGACTTTACTGAGAATTCAATCAACTCATTAGGTTCTTCAGTTAAAGAATTCAAAGCACGGACGACTGCATCAACAGGACCTGTTCCGAGAGAGACAGCGGTTTTTTCCTCTCCCTCTTCTCCAATAACAGTTACGGTTGCAGTAGGCCTTAGGGAAGTACCACAACTAACTTGAACCAATTTCAACTGGAACAAAGCTTCTGGTAGCTGAACTTGTTCACTAACAATTGCCTCTAGATCACGATCTGTTATCTCTCTTTTCCTATCTGCTAAGTCTTTAAATCTAGCGAAAGCATCATTGAGATCTTCTCTATTCAAATCATATCCAAGGTCCTCTAATCTAGCTCGAACAGCACTCCTACCACTTAATTTTCCTAAAGAAATTTTATTATCGGACAACCCAACTGTTTTTGCATCGATAATTTCATACGTAAGCCTATTTTTCAAAACACCATCTTGATGTATGCCTGATTCATGCGCAAAAGCGTTTGCTCCAACAATTGCTTTATTCGGTTGTACTACCATCCCAGTCAAATTAGAGACCAAACGAGAGGACTTAGTTATTTCCTCTGTTCTAACTGCTGTTAAAGGAGTAGGAGATTCAGGAGGCCTGCCAAAAAATGGATTAAAATATGATCTTCTTACATGAAGAGCCATAATCAATTCTTCTAAAGCAGCATTACCTGCTCTCTCTCCTATCCCGTTAATAGTACATTCAAGCTGTCTAGCTCCACTCTTAACAGCCTCAAGGAAGTTGGCGACTGCAAGACCTAAGTCATTGTGACCATGAACGGAAAGAACCGCTTCATTTATATTTGGAACATTTTTATTGATATTTAATATTAAATCTCCAAATTCAGAAGGGGTTGTATAACCAACTGTATCTGGAATATTTATAGTATTTGCACCTGAAGATATAGCTAATTCAATCACTTCATAAAGAAAATCTAAATCACTTCTTGCAGCATCTTCACAGGAAAATTCAACATCTTCTACAAAACTTTTAGCATATCCAACCATATCAGGCACAATATCAAGAACTTCTTTTCTGGATTTCCTTAATTTATGTTCAAGATGAATGTCGCTGGTTGCAATGAAAGTATGAATTCTTTTTCTTGGGGCTGGAGCAATTGCATCAGCACAAGCTTTTATATCAGGTTTTGAGGCTCTAGATAGTCCACAAATAATAGGACCTTCTTCTCCCCCTACATTTTCAGCAATTTTCTGAACTGCAGCAAAATCACCAGGGCTAGCGAAAGGGAATCCTGCCTCGATAACATCAACTCCTAATCTTGCTAATTGTTGAGCGATAGCTAACTTTTCTTCTAAATTAAGACTCGCACCAGGGGATTGCTCTCCATCCCTTAAAGTCGTATCGAAGATTAAAACTCGGCCGGGATCCTTGGCCATAGCATGAAATATATAAAGATAATTAGACCTTTCAAGATCTATAAGAATTGTTTTAATTGTAGTCTACATATCTCATATTTCTACAAATACTATTAATTTTCTAATTATTTAGTTGATATTCTTATATTTTTTATTTATGGAATAGCAAAAGATAGAGATTGAATATCACATTTTAATTAAACTAAATAACAAATAAAAAATTATTTTTGAGTATCTTATTTTACTGATTTTAGATTATAACTTAAAGTTCATCTTTTTTTGTACGGCTAAAGAGTATAAGTATCCATGGATCCAATCCAACAATCTGGGAGTTTTAATGACTAAAGGCAATCTCGCCATAGTCCTGCATGCCCACCTACCTTACGTGCGATCAGAGGAACCTGGCTCCTTAGAGGAAGACTGGTTCTTTCAAGCTCTAGTGGAATGTTATTTGCCACTTTTAGAAACCTTAGAGAATGCCGCCAGAGCAAAAGATCAAGCACCTAAAATCACAATTGGTTTATCGCCTACTTTGCTTTCCCTTTTTGAAGATCATTTATTAAAAAATCGATTTGAAAAATGGGTAACCATAAGATTAGAAGTTCTTAATACCCTAGAAAAAGACTGCCTAAAAGCAGTTCTTCATTTAAAAGAGCACTTAAAACGCCAGCTAAATAGCTGGAAGAACTGTCAAGGTGATCTGATAGGAAGATTTAAGAAATTACAAACATTAGATGTTATTGATATTCTCACTTGTGCAGCCACACATGGATATCTTCCGCTTTTAAGAGAAAATCCTGAGGCCGTTAGGGCTCAATTAAAAACAGCCGTAACAGAACATGAGCGCCTTTTTATGAGTGCTCCATTGGGGATTTGGTTGCCTGAATGTGCCTATTACGAAGGCTTAGATGAATTAATGGCTGAATCAGGACTAAGATATGCTGTTCTTGATGGTCATGGATTGTTGAATGCAGATCCTAGGCCAAGATATGGTCTATATGCCCCCATTTGCACAAGAAGAGGAGTTGCTTTCTTTGGAAGAGATAGTGAATCAACTCTTCCAGTTTGGTCAGCAATAGATGGGTATCCAGGCAAGCCAAACTATAGAGAATTTCATAGGGACTTGGGATGGGATTTATCAATAGAGAGTCTAAAAAAGATAGGAATCAAGGAGAAACGTCCATTAGGGATAAAATTATTTAAGATTTCATCTAAAAATACATCTTTAGAAAATAAAAAAGAATATGACCCGCAATTAGCAAAAGAAAGTGTTGAAAAAGATGCAGAAAATTATTTAAAGGATAGAAAGAAACAACTTATAAAACTTGAGAAATCAATGCAAATAGATCCGTTATTAATCGCACCTTTTGATGCAGAACTTTTTGGTCATTGGTGGTTTGAAGGTCCGCAATTCCTCTCCCATTTATTTATCAAGTCAAAAGAAGAGGGTATTAAATTTATTACTTTAAAAGAGGCTCTTCAAGTAACACCCAAAATCCAATTATGCAATCCTTCTCCATCAAGTTGGGGACAAGGTGGTTTTCATAATTATTGGTTAAACAAGACAAATGCATGGATTGTTCATGAATGGAGTAAAGCCGGGGGAGAGATGGTAAGTATTTGTTCTGAAAGTTTAATAGAAGAGTCAAATATTAAAATCATTAAACAAGCGGGAAGAGAGCTTTTACTATGTCAATCTTCAGATTGGAGTTTCATTCTCAAGGCAGGAACCACTACTGGACTTGCAAGAGAAAGAATAAATTTGCATTTAAGTAGATTCTGGATGTTAATAAATGCAATAAAAAACAATGAAATTATAGATAACAAAATTTTAGAAGGAATAGAAAAAGAGGATTGTATATTTCCTTTAGTTTCGCCTATGGATTGGAAAAAGAAAACCTAAGTTTTTTCAATTTTTTTTATTAGCAAGCCAATCATTCCTAATCTAACTTTAGATGGGGCAATATAAAACAATCTGAGCATAACAATAAATAATCTTGGCAAAGGAAGAGTATTAGTTAGATATCCGTACCAATCTTTCTTGGGTAATTTAAAAAAAGTATCAAAAAAGGATCTTAATAAACATTCATCAAAGCTCATTAGTCTTTGAAGACCAAACTGATAAAGACGATGTCTTTGAACCAATTCAGATGTCCATAAGGTTTTCCATCCTCTTCGGGCTATATAAGATGTTGGCATAAGAGGATCTTTTTTTATAACTTTCGCTAACTCCCTTGCTAATGAGGGTGCTCTCCTTAAAAGGGATCCAACAAGATATCCTGAAGCAGGATGAACCATGCTTGCAGAGCCCCCAAAGGCCAAAAGAGGTTGATCTCTATAAGGCAATGGCAAGTTCATGGGGAAAAGACAATGCTCTTCATGGATAATTTCCTCAATTTGAATGCCTTTATTGGATAGTCGTGAATTCAACCTTGCTTTTAATGATTCAAATGAAACTGGAGGCGCACATGCTAAAGAGGTTTCTTCTACAAAATAACTCCCATCTCCCAAGTCCATAGCATAAAGGAAAGAAGGTGGCTCTTCCAATTCGTTGGCATTTAAATGGTCTGATCTAAAATCCATCAATACGAAACGATTCTTCTCAACGGGGGGCGCACTAAATTTTCCAACTACTCCATACGCCGCCTGCTTAGCTATGTGATCATGTTTAGGTCTTTTAATAAAAGGAGTTTTGTAACCACTGGCATCAATAACGATCCTAGCGAAATATTTTTCCCCTGAAGAACAAATAACAACGGTTTCTTTTTCACCAAAATCAATATTTTTGACAGTTTCTACTTGCCAAGAAAGTCCATTGCATCTCTTAAGAAGAGCCTCCTGAAAATTAATAGAATTGAAAAGGCCATAGTCAAGAGAATGATTTGTAAAATTATTACCCTTTTTACTTAATCCATCTCCAAAAAAACTAACAGTATCTTTCCATCTATATTTCAATAATTCCTGCATATTTAAAGACTCAAGTTCAGATGCCCAAATCCCATAAGTATTTGGCCAAGGTTCTAAAGGAGACTTAGAAGCTATTGCCTGAACATTCAGTCCTTGTTGAACCAGCTCAGCAGTGATGCAAAGAGCAGCTGGTCCTGCTCCCATAACTAATACATCAGCAGAGTTATTCAATTTCAATTTTTTGAAGTTTGATCAGTA
This is a stretch of genomic DNA from Prochlorococcus marinus str. MIT 0912. It encodes these proteins:
- a CDS encoding divergent PAP2 family protein, yielding MNINSGGEFQFVFILDNAVLAWGLAACGLAQFSKLLFELIFKQRWRPSVLIETGGMPSSHSALVTGTAAGVGLQLGFDDPVFALASTIAFIVMYDASGIRRSAGLTAAKVNQISKENSNELSSETTLKESLGHTKLEVLVGSVFGPIVALPGIFFIGSPLHILQMIGLVSL
- a CDS encoding cobyrinate a,c-diamide synthase — translated: MACVISAISSNSGKTLLSLLLISWLKSIDKTVQTFKVGPDYLDPQQLTAASSKACRNLDLILSGEIWVKENFIHFAGLTDYSFVEGVMGLFDGIGSSSRGSTAELAKVLNLPVVLIVDARGKAASLAALIKGFREHDTELNIAGVVLNNVQTERHEKILLEVLDQINIKSLGSIPSCKDLYLPSRDLGLVPAHEILDLELKVKKWASIAKDYLDIKSFRKLLLPPQYKSKIINLRPKKDSVFIQPVAIAEDDAFHFRYQETKELLEENGMPTITWKPIENEQIPKEARGLIIPGGFPERYAIELSNSKKSLDSIRMFSKKFPIYAECGGMMLLGKSIFDLEGKEYSMAGILPFKAKKGNLKIGYRETTTKNKSPITNPGNKLIGHEFHRWEIMNERYNSKINRLWDINGWNMEIKNEGFCNHLIHASWIHLHWASSPLILDNWKRSVISNA
- the folD gene encoding bifunctional methylenetetrahydrofolate dehydrogenase/methenyltetrahydrofolate cyclohydrolase FolD — protein: MPKILDGKKLAQEIELILQQAIESGLEVAERPPGLAVLRVGNDPASGVYVNYKEKACDRIGVRSFAKHLKEDISLEELTETIESLNQDRNVDGILLQLPLPAHLDESILLRSIDPDKDADGLHPLNLGRLIKGEKGPRSCTPAGVMSLLKRNQIKIEGKRAVVVGRSILVGKPMALMLEAANATVTVAHSRTKDLPSLTREADLLVVAAGKPHLIGKNHVSKDCVVIDVGIHRLPPDHENMKEIKKTKLCGDVKIFEIEDKLAAYSPVPGGVGPMTVTMLLANTVDRWQKHCGLPLTISHLLP
- a CDS encoding ATP-dependent DNA helicase, with protein sequence MKEVKAIEDCVVLTKDQEKSLELFCEWLKTPYSYNPFVMKGFAGSGKTYLSMKLLKKVDELGLCWTVVAPTHKAVGVLREGLKNESIKPTWFPSTIHRLLRLKLKRQADVEICERTDQTENSLENLGLVLIDEASMIDSKLLEITLECGRFNSTRLVFVGDPAQLPPVGETSSSVFLMKRSVSTELREVVRHQGPVLKLAKIIRDGQIPCKQPPIVPIVNSEKGNVGILDRSSWLERAKSSLRLSSLEDDHDRARILCYTNRVVDNLVPHARRAIHGEMADQYQVLPGEVLISRKAVMVNASLNEDELGEEPDILISSNREMVVEDVIPNSFDLASLGIHQDFENPLPVIETQIAKVSCDQKEFSLRLMPQIGSKSRIDLDLTLNELSNLARVRGKKNSASIWKLFFFIRDSFASLGPASVLTIHRSQGSTFGEVFITSDVFWPKDLEFRRRLVYVAVSRASKGVWIVGDNTSKTNQALLKKLLID
- a CDS encoding HDIG domain-containing metalloprotein, translating into MAKLPSPKKIWRIWLGSQSPRRPILLWSPTDKLVLLMVCLLVAIFSSYKLLAVPDLKPGDIAQSNEIAPRDAKVIDSKDLKEKRQRLKERFIQVIDKNQSNNLEKSVFQKIKKLRTLKDRNLEVDLNKINPTDSEKIWLDNVSESEWEEWKEEIKNASKKMLSQGIINTLAYDQLNQASSLQLIDLGEKDSPNRSLGSKILSSSFYQKSNLKVDELKTNILLENLINKDGINTIKVKKGNIISIKGEPISSQEFDILEHFNKVSRSPRPLKWLITFSESMGSCGLLLMIMRREKPRLKARHGLLSLTLLFVVQLTKNWLGPLASPMQLILPPTLLLSQGIGTTTSLAWMAAASLTWPSSPNELSEVRLIIACIAGAFIAFLGRRMRSRAQVLQIAVFIPFGALLGQWFVFNQVIKSKNLNFNSLSFDPNSLFNETLIISAILMVTILIIPILENTFGLLTRARLMELADQERPLLRRLSREAPGTFEHTLTILSLAEEGARVIGADVDLIRTGALYHDVGKLHAPNWFIENQKDGVNPHEEIKNPYKSADILQAHVDEGLKLARRYRLPSPIADFIPEHQGTLKMGYFLHKARESDPSASEKRFRYRGPIPHSKETGILMLADGCEAALRALDASSSDKDACKTVRKIIQSRQIDGQLKESSLTRAEIEIILRAFVSVWRRMRHRRLKYPSFNSR
- the crtE gene encoding geranylgeranyl diphosphate synthase CrtE; this translates as MQEATASFDFAEYLEKSRARVEDALDASLGPEKPEKLRESMRYSLLAGGKRLRPILCLAACELAGGEVEKALPTAVALEMIHTMSLIHDDLPSMDNDDLRRGRPTNHKVYGDAVAILAGDALLTRAFEMVSIRTEGIPPERLLKIVGELSLVAGAPGLVGGQVVDLDCEGKEVDLETLEYIHLHKTGALLKACVTCGALIGGADEKLLEALSVYAKGIGLAFQIIDDILDVTASSEVLGKTAGKDLIADKTTYPKLLGLDESRKRADLLVAKAKNALDPWLEKSKPLLALADYITSRDR